The genomic segment CCGGCATCAGCGTGTTCTTCAAGGACGACGCGGGCGAGGTGTTCCACACCTATTCCACCTTCGGCCGCGGCGCGGAAGCCATGATGGGCACCTACGTCCTGATGGACCTGACACCGATGGGCCGCAACGAGCGCGACACCTTCTACAAGATGGAGTGGGTGCGGCACCACGACCGGTACGAGCCCGAGCATCGCTTCGAGCCCGCGCCGGAGAAGGCGGCCATGCCGGCGGCGGCTTGCCCGCACTGCGAAGCCTGAGCGTCAGAGCTGCGACGGGACCGACATGGATTCGCTCTGGGCCTGGTGGGCCGTGGCGGCGGCGGGCGCGCTTCATGGCCTGAACCCCGCAACGGGCTGGGCCCTTGCGGCCTGGCGTGCCGAGGGCGCGATGCAGACGCTGTTCGCTCTCGTGCCGATCGGCGTGGGCCACATCGCTGCCGTGGCCGTCGTCGCGGCCGCAGTGCCCGCCGCCGTGCAGACCGAAGTCGAGTTCGATCCGCTGCTGCTGCAGGGCCTGGCCGCGGCGCTGCTGCTGGCGCTACTGGCGCGGCACCTTCGAGCGGGCGGACACCGCAGCGCGCGCCCACGCGTGGGCCAGGCCGGGCTCGCACTCTGGTCGTTCATCGTCGGCACGGTCCACGGCGCCGGGTGGCTGCTCGTGCCGGCGCTGGTTCCGCTGTGTGCGGGCGGCATGCCGGGACGGGAGATCACCGCGTCCGGATCGCTGTCGCTGGCGCTTGCGGCCGTGGGCGTCCACCTGACGGCGATGCTGGCGACCACGGCGGCGATGGCGGCCGGTGCGCGGCGTGGGCTTCGTGTCGCTCGACAGTGGCTGGATTCGCACAGGAGCCGGAACTCAAGCCCCTGAGATCACGTTGTCGCGCAGGAGCTGCAGGAAGCGCTGCGCCAGCGGCGGCAAGGCGGCGTCGCGCCGGGTGAGCGCGCCGATCGCACGGGTGAAGCGCGCATCCGCCATCGGCAGGGCCACCAGGCCCGACCCCATGGGGCTGGCCAGCGTCGTCTCGCTCATGATGGAGACGAGGTCGCTGTGGGCCAGCAGGCGGGTCAGTGAACCCGCCGTGTTGCTGACCTCGACGGCGACCCGCGGCGGCGGCAGTCCGGCTTGCGCCAGCCGTCCTTCCACGCTGCGGCGTCCCGCCACGCTGGCGCCGGGGAGCATCCATTGCGCCTGCTCCAGGTCCTGCAGGCGCAGGCGCCTGCGCTCCAGCAAAGGGTGGTGCTCCCGCACCACCATGCACAGGTCGTCGCGCATCAGGGGCGTGGCCTCCAGGTCGTCGGGCGGCACGCGCGGCAGCGCGCTGAGCGTGAGGTCCAGATCGCCCAGGCGCAGGGCGGCCAGCAGCGCGTCGTTCAGGTTGACCATCACCCGCATGCGCGCCGCGGGCCGCTGCTGGTGCAGCTGCAGCGCCGCCGGCACGAACAGCCGTTCCGCGTAGAGCGGGGAGACGCCCACGCGCAGGACGCCCATCGCGCCCAGGTGCAAGTCGGCGGCTTCCTTGATCGCCTCGGCCAGGCTGTTTCGAAGCGCCTGGGTGCGCTCCCGGAACTGCTGCGCGACCGGCGTGAGGGCCATCCCGCGTGCGCTGCGCACGAAGAGGGGGAATCCCAGCTCCTTTTCCAGCCGCTGCAACGCCTTGGTCAGCGCCGGCTGCGACAGGCCCAGGGCGTCGGCCGCCCGGCGCAGCTGCCCGTGCTGCGCCACCGCCAGGAAGTAATCGATGTCGTCCAGCCGCAAGGCCATTCCGGCTCCTCGGATTCCCAAAGCGTCCTGTTGGGCCACGCACGATAACCGGCGGTTATCGGCGGCGGCGGCCGGATTATCGGTTCGCGCGGCCTGCGTTCATAGACTTCAGCCCAGACCCCAGGAGACAAATCCATGAACATCGGGATGTACATCGCCCGCAGCGCACGCTTCTGGCCGGATCGCCCGGCCATCCTCTTTCGCGATCGCGCCGTCACCTACCGCGAACTCGAACTGCGATCCAACCGGCTCGCCCACGCGCTGCTTGGCCTGGGGCTGAGCCGCGGCGACCGTGTCGCCGTGGTGTCGCCCAACCGGCCCGAGATCATCGAACTGGAGTGCGCGCTCTACAAGGCCGGCCTGGTGAAGGTGGCGCTCAACTCGCGCCTGGCCCCGGCCGAACTGGCCGACGCGCTGGCCAATGCCGAGCCTGCCGCGATCCTGGCGGGCCCCGAGCACCGCGCCATGGCCGAGGAGGCCGCCGCCCGGGTGCCCGGGCTGCGCGATCGGATCGCTTACGAAGTGGCGCCGGGCTGGCTCGACTACGAAGCGCTGCTCGCGCAGGCCAGCGACGACCATTTCCACGTCGACATGCGGCCCGACGAACTCGCGGTGCTGCACTACACCTCGGGCTCGACCGGCAAGCTCAAGGCGGCCATGCAGACCGTCGGCAACCGGATGGCCTCGCTTCGAAAGGTGACCATGGGCCGCATGCACGCGGGCCCCGGCGACGTGCTGATGCTGTGCGGGCCGATCACGCACGCCAGCGGCATGTTCATGCAGCCGATGCTTTACCAGGGCGCGACCCTGCTGCTGCTGGACGGCTTCAAGCCGGCCGAGGTGCTGGAGTCCATCGAGCGGCACCGCGTCACCATGGCCTTCTTCGTGCCGGCCATGATCTACGCGCTCCTGGCCGAGCCGAGCATCCGCACCCGCGATCTCAGCAGCCTGCGCCTGGTGAGCTACGGCGCCGCGCCGATGTCGCCCGCGCGGATCCGGGAGGCCTGGGCCGCCTTCGGCCCCGTGCTGTCGCAAGGCTACGGCGCCGGGGAGACCACCGGCGGCGTGATCGCCCTCACCATCGACGACCATGCCCGCGCCATCGAGGGGGGCCGTCCCGAACTGCTGTCGGCCTGCGGCCGGCCGGTGAGCGAGTCCGACGTGCAGGTGCTCGACGAGCAGGGCCGGCCGGTGTCGGGGGACGCCATCGGCGAGATCTGCGTGCGCGGCCCCGATGTTTTCGCAGGCTACTGGCGGGCCGAGCCGCAGACGCGCGAAGTGCTGGGCGAGGACGGCTGGTTGCGCACCGGCGACCTGGCCCGCGTGGACGACGAGGGCTACATCTTCATCGTCGACCGCAAGAAGGAGATGCTGGTCTCCGGCGGATTCAACGTGTACCCGAGCGAAGTCGAGTCCGTGCTGGCGCAGCACCCTGCGGTGTACGAGGTCTGCGTCGTCGGCGTCCCCGACGAGCGTTGGGGCGAGAGCGTGAAGGCGGTGGTCGTGCTGCGCGACGGCGCCCGCGCGGACGGCGGCGAGATCATGGACTTCTGCCGCGGCCGGCTGGCCGACTTCAAGCGGCCGCGCTCGGTGGACTTCGTGCCGCACCTGCCCAAGAACGGCAACGGCAAGCTGTCGCGCAAGGACGTGCGCGAGCACTACTGGCGTGGTCGCGAGCGCCGCGTCAACTGAGGGGCGCGCCATGGATGCGACGATCACCCCGACCGCGCCGCCCGCCCGCTTCGAAGGCTCCGAAGCCGCCGCCGCGTTCATCGCGAAGGTGCAGGACTTCATCCGCGGCGAACTGCACCCGCTCGCCGTCGGGCACGGCATCACCCACGAGAGCGGCGCCCCGAAGGCGCTGCTGCAGCAGGTCTGGATGCGCTCGCGCGAACTCGGCTTCTACGGCGTGACCTTGCCCCAGCCGCTGGGCGGCGCCGGCTTCAACCTCGTGGACCACGTGCTGATCAAGGAAGCGATCTACGCGAGCGGATCGCCCTTTGCCGCTCACGTGCTGGGCGAGCTCACTGGGCCGCCCCGCGTCGGCGCGCTGGCCAGGCAGGCCACGCCCGACCAGATGGAGCGCTTCATCCTGCCGGTGGCGCGGGCCGAGAAGGCCGTCTGTTTCGCGATCACGGAACCGGAAGCGGGCTCGGATGCGGGCGCCCTGCAGACGCGCGCCCGCCGCGATGGCGCCGAGTGGGTGCTGGACGGCACCAAGCGATTCATCTCCGGTTCGCCGTTCTGCGATTTCGCGGTCGTGATCGCCTCGACCAGCGAGGACCCGGCGGCCCGCGAGACCACGGCTTTCTTCGTCGAGCGCGACCGGCCGGGCTTCCGCGTCGAGGCGGGCTACAAGACCATGGCGGGCCAGTCCCACACCGGCAACATCGTGCTGGAGGCCTGCCGCATCCCCGCGGCCAACCAGATCGGCGAACGCGGACGCGGGCTGGCGTTGGCGCTGGGCCGCATCACGGTCAACCGCGTACTGCATTGCCCGGCGATGCTGGGCCTGGCGCGGCTGGCGCTGGAGGATTCGCTCGGGCATGCGGCGCGGCGGCGCCAGTTCGGCCAGCCGATC from the Ramlibacter henchirensis genome contains:
- a CDS encoding LysR family transcriptional regulator; protein product: MALRLDDIDYFLAVAQHGQLRRAADALGLSQPALTKALQRLEKELGFPLFVRSARGMALTPVAQQFRERTQALRNSLAEAIKEAADLHLGAMGVLRVGVSPLYAERLFVPAALQLHQQRPAARMRVMVNLNDALLAALRLGDLDLTLSALPRVPPDDLEATPLMRDDLCMVVREHHPLLERRRLRLQDLEQAQWMLPGASVAGRRSVEGRLAQAGLPPPRVAVEVSNTAGSLTRLLAHSDLVSIMSETTLASPMGSGLVALPMADARFTRAIGALTRRDAALPPLAQRFLQLLRDNVISGA
- a CDS encoding AMP-binding protein, whose amino-acid sequence is MNIGMYIARSARFWPDRPAILFRDRAVTYRELELRSNRLAHALLGLGLSRGDRVAVVSPNRPEIIELECALYKAGLVKVALNSRLAPAELADALANAEPAAILAGPEHRAMAEEAAARVPGLRDRIAYEVAPGWLDYEALLAQASDDHFHVDMRPDELAVLHYTSGSTGKLKAAMQTVGNRMASLRKVTMGRMHAGPGDVLMLCGPITHASGMFMQPMLYQGATLLLLDGFKPAEVLESIERHRVTMAFFVPAMIYALLAEPSIRTRDLSSLRLVSYGAAPMSPARIREAWAAFGPVLSQGYGAGETTGGVIALTIDDHARAIEGGRPELLSACGRPVSESDVQVLDEQGRPVSGDAIGEICVRGPDVFAGYWRAEPQTREVLGEDGWLRTGDLARVDDEGYIFIVDRKKEMLVSGGFNVYPSEVESVLAQHPAVYEVCVVGVPDERWGESVKAVVVLRDGARADGGEIMDFCRGRLADFKRPRSVDFVPHLPKNGNGKLSRKDVREHYWRGRERRVN
- a CDS encoding acyl-CoA dehydrogenase family protein; translation: MDATITPTAPPARFEGSEAAAAFIAKVQDFIRGELHPLAVGHGITHESGAPKALLQQVWMRSRELGFYGVTLPQPLGGAGFNLVDHVLIKEAIYASGSPFAAHVLGELTGPPRVGALARQATPDQMERFILPVARAEKAVCFAITEPEAGSDAGALQTRARRDGAEWVLDGTKRFISGSPFCDFAVVIASTSEDPAARETTAFFVERDRPGFRVEAGYKTMAGQSHTGNIVLEACRIPAANQIGERGRGLALALGRITVNRVLHCPAMLGLARLALEDSLGHAARRRQFGQPIGAFQAVQHMLADMATELAAARALMLSVARTLDGGGEARAEASMAKLFCSETAFRIADRAVQVHGGEGIVQGSRVEFLFRLLRMYRVLTGTSEIQRNTIARELLGAAVR